A DNA window from Etheostoma spectabile isolate EspeVRDwgs_2016 chromosome 22, UIUC_Espe_1.0, whole genome shotgun sequence contains the following coding sequences:
- the si:ch73-206p6.1 gene encoding phospholipid scramblase 1, producing the protein MNMYSVPNPEITGCPPGLEYLTQVDQLLIKQKVELVEALVGFESNNKYEVRNSMGQNVFYAVEENDCLSRQCCGPMRSFAIHVLDNFGQEVITVNRPLKCMSCCFPCCLQELEVQSPPGNTVGYVIQQWHPFSPKFIVANEHNEPVLKIHGPFCGWSCLPDVDFEILTMDEVSKIGKISKQWTGLLREAFTDSDNFGIQFPMDLDVRIKAVMIGACFLIDFMFFETTN; encoded by the exons ATGAATATGTATTCTGTGCCCAACCCGGAAATAACAGGCTGTCCCCCAGGATTAGAATACCTGACTCAG GTGGATCAGCTACTCATCAAACAGAAAGTTGAGCTTGTTGAAG CCCTTGTTGGATTTGAAAGCAACAACAAGTATGAGGTCCGTAACAGCATGGGGCAGAATGTGTTCTACGCTGTCGAGGAGAACGACTGTTTGAGTCGACAGTGTTGTGGTCCCATGCGCTCCTTCGCCATCCACGTACTTGACAATTTTGGGCAAGAGGTCATCACTGTCAACAGGCCACTTAAGTGCATGTCTTGCTGCTTCCCTTGTTGTCTACAGGAG CTGGAGGTGCAGTCTCCCCCCGGTAACACAGTGGGGTACGTTATACAACAGTGGCACCCATTCTCCCCCAAATTCATCGTCGCAAACGAACACAATGAGCCTGTACTGAAGATCCATGGGCCATTCTGTGGATGGAGCTGCCTACCAGATGTTGACTTTGAG ATTTTGACAATGGATGAAGTCAGTAAGATTGGGAAAATAAGTAAGCAGTGGACAGGACTTCTTCGGGAAGCATTCACAGATTCAGACAACTTTGGTATCCAGTTTCCCATGGATCTGGATGTGAGAATCAAGGCTGTCATGATCGGTGCATGTTTTCTCATT GATTTCATGTTCTTTGAGACTACTAACTAG